The uncultured Desulfuromonas sp. genome has a segment encoding these proteins:
- a CDS encoding ribonucleoside triphosphate reductase, with translation MPETEHAHQLTSVVLPADVMKRDGTTVPFDSERIRFAIARAGNVTGEFDESEAALLTQQTLKVLRHRFPFQSPKVEQIQDVVEQTLISANHFATLRAYAVYREQHKKLRQDQKTVVDVAASINEYLDQSDWRVNANANQGYSLGGLILNISGKVTANYWLNHVYAPELGEAHRDGSLHVHDLDMLSGYCAGWSLRMLLQEGFNGVPGKVEAAPPRHLSSVIGQIVNFLGTLQNEWAGAQAFSSFDTYLAPFVRKDNLTYDDVKQQMQELIFNLNVPSRWGTQTPFTNLTFDWTCPDDLKTQVPVIGGEEMPFTYGELQDEMDLINRAYIEVMTNGDDKGRVFTFPIPTYNMTPDFPWESENAERLFSMTAKYGLPYFQNFLNSELQPNMVRSMCCRLQLDLRELLKRGNGLFGSAEQTGSIGVVTINCARLGYQFAGDEAGLLARLDELLELARTSLEVKRKTIQRQMDQGLFPYTRRYLGTLRNHFSTIGVNGLNEMIRNFTDDGDDITSEQGQLFAIRFMDHVRERMVEFQEQTGHMYNLEATPAEGTTYRFAREDKKRFPDMLQAGTKDAPFYTNSSQLPVGFSDDPFEALDLQETLQRKYTGGTVFHMYMGEPIGSPEACRKLIKRVLENYRIPYLTITPTFSICPKHGYLAGEHPFCPLCDEELESARKTA, from the coding sequence ATGCCGGAAACCGAACACGCCCACCAACTGACCTCTGTGGTATTGCCCGCCGACGTGATGAAACGCGACGGCACCACCGTGCCGTTTGACAGCGAACGAATCCGTTTTGCCATTGCCCGCGCCGGTAACGTCACCGGTGAATTCGATGAGTCCGAAGCGGCGCTGCTCACCCAGCAGACCCTCAAGGTGTTGCGGCATCGTTTTCCGTTTCAGTCCCCCAAAGTTGAACAGATTCAGGATGTGGTGGAACAGACGCTGATCTCCGCCAACCATTTCGCCACCTTGCGCGCCTATGCTGTCTATCGTGAACAGCACAAAAAGCTGCGTCAGGATCAGAAGACCGTGGTCGACGTGGCGGCGTCGATCAATGAATACCTCGACCAGTCGGACTGGCGGGTCAATGCCAACGCCAACCAGGGCTATTCGCTCGGCGGGCTGATCCTCAACATCTCCGGCAAGGTCACGGCCAACTACTGGCTCAACCATGTTTATGCGCCGGAACTGGGCGAGGCCCATCGCGACGGCAGCCTGCATGTCCACGACCTCGACATGCTGTCCGGCTACTGCGCCGGTTGGTCGCTGCGGATGCTGTTGCAGGAAGGCTTTAACGGCGTGCCGGGCAAGGTGGAAGCGGCACCGCCGCGTCATCTGTCCAGTGTCATCGGTCAGATCGTCAATTTCCTCGGCACCTTGCAGAATGAATGGGCCGGTGCTCAGGCGTTCAGCTCGTTTGATACCTATCTGGCGCCGTTCGTCCGTAAAGATAATCTGACCTACGACGACGTCAAACAGCAGATGCAGGAGCTGATCTTCAACCTCAACGTGCCGTCACGCTGGGGTACGCAGACGCCGTTCACCAACCTGACCTTTGACTGGACCTGCCCGGATGACCTGAAAACCCAGGTGCCGGTGATCGGCGGTGAAGAGATGCCGTTCACCTATGGCGAGTTGCAGGACGAGATGGACCTGATCAACCGCGCCTACATCGAGGTAATGACCAATGGCGATGACAAAGGGCGGGTGTTTACCTTTCCCATCCCCACCTACAATATGACCCCGGATTTCCCGTGGGAGAGCGAAAACGCCGAGCGGCTGTTCAGCATGACCGCCAAGTACGGCCTGCCGTACTTCCAGAACTTCCTCAACTCGGAGCTGCAGCCCAACATGGTGCGCTCCATGTGCTGCCGGTTGCAGCTCGATTTGCGCGAATTGCTCAAGCGCGGCAACGGCCTGTTCGGTTCCGCCGAGCAGACCGGTTCCATCGGTGTGGTCACCATCAATTGCGCCCGCCTCGGCTATCAGTTTGCCGGGGATGAGGCCGGATTGCTTGCCCGTCTCGATGAATTGCTCGAGCTGGCGCGCACCAGCCTGGAAGTGAAGCGCAAAACCATCCAGCGCCAGATGGACCAGGGACTGTTCCCCTATACCCGGCGTTATCTCGGCACGTTGCGCAACCATTTTTCCACCATTGGCGTCAACGGCCTCAACGAAATGATCCGTAACTTCACGGATGATGGGGATGACATCACCAGTGAGCAGGGCCAGTTGTTCGCCATCCGCTTTATGGATCACGTGCGCGAGCGCATGGTCGAATTCCAGGAGCAGACCGGCCACATGTACAACCTCGAAGCCACCCCGGCGGAAGGCACCACCTACCGCTTTGCCCGCGAGGACAAGAAACGCTTCCCGGACATGCTTCAGGCCGGAACAAAAGACGCACCGTTTTACACCAACTCGTCGCAACTGCCGGTGGGTTTCAGCGATGATCCGTTCGAAGCGCTGGATCTGCAGGAAACCCTGCAACGCAAATATACCGGCGGCACGGTGTTTCACATGTACATGGGCGAGCCCATCGGCAGCCCGGAAGCCTGCCGTAAACTGATCAAACGGGTGCTGGAAAATTATCGCATCCCCTATCTGACCATCACGCCGACATTCTCCATCTGCCCGAAACACGGCTATCTGGCTGGAGAGCATCCGTTTTGTCCTTTGTGTGATGAGGAGTTGGAGAGTGCTAGAAAGACAGCTTGA
- the nrdD gene encoding anaerobic ribonucleoside-triphosphate reductase, with protein MKENTTPIDDSQRQPCEVWTRVMGYHRPVSSFNSGKKSEHQQRQFFNEDRTC; from the coding sequence ATGAAAGAAAATACCACTCCCATCGATGACAGCCAACGCCAACCCTGCGAAGTCTGGACCCGCGTCATGGGCTACCATCGCCCGGTCAGTTCCTTCAACTCCGGCAAAAAATCCGAACACCAACAACGGCAATTCTTCAACGAGGACCGCACCTGTTGA
- a CDS encoding anaerobic ribonucleoside-triphosphate reductase activating protein produces the protein MSCRLQVGGLTRCTTIDFPGELAAVVYCQGCPWQCHYCHNADLIPDQGQEQLAWPLVVDFLRHRHGLLDGVVFSGGEPTAQTELEEAMREVKGLGLKVALHTNGAFPERLRTLLPLCDWVGMDLKAPFDDYEIITKCPASGEQARQSAELVRASGVAHQFRTTVAPFLKSNGRIEAMQQLVKSWGEELVLQQQR, from the coding sequence TTGAGTTGCCGATTACAGGTGGGCGGCCTGACCCGCTGCACCACCATTGATTTTCCCGGAGAACTGGCGGCCGTGGTTTATTGCCAGGGGTGTCCCTGGCAATGCCACTACTGCCACAATGCCGATCTGATTCCGGATCAGGGGCAAGAACAGCTCGCCTGGCCGCTGGTGGTGGATTTTCTCCGCCACCGCCACGGCCTGCTCGACGGCGTGGTGTTCAGCGGCGGCGAGCCCACGGCGCAAACGGAGCTGGAAGAGGCCATGCGCGAGGTCAAGGGCCTCGGGCTCAAAGTCGCCCTGCACACCAACGGCGCGTTTCCGGAACGGCTGCGCACCTTGCTGCCCCTGTGCGACTGGGTCGGTATGGACCTCAAAGCGCCGTTTGACGACTACGAAATCATCACCAAGTGTCCCGCCAGTGGAGAACAGGCGCGGCAAAGCGCCGAACTGGTGCGCGCCAGCGGCGTGGCTCACCAGTTTCGTACCACCGTGGCCCCTTTCCTGAAATCCAACGGCAGGATTGAAGCCATGCAGCAGTTGGTAAAAAGCTGGGGGGAAGAACTGGTGTTGCAACAGCAACGTTAA
- a CDS encoding vitamin B12 dependent-methionine synthase activation domain-containing protein, whose translation MPYRNFNHEPLRQHPMTTPVTFFRSIPIEVPLKMILTRLGYRSRKTVLSTAQRDKLEQTIGDSFALCEAQGCWRRVAITAKNEDEVVLAGGRVLKSRSLATLLSHSDAVVLMATTVGPDIVEAAADAVARGDGATAVILDAVGGQSADAAMNWLNEFVRGRLSRHAERLTAQRFSPGYGDFSLDNQTLFFDLLELERLGLSLTSRAMLVPEKSVTAVAGIEAALPTETTP comes from the coding sequence TTGCCTTACAGGAATTTCAACCATGAACCTTTGCGTCAACATCCCATGACCACGCCCGTCACCTTTTTCCGATCCATACCGATTGAGGTGCCGCTGAAAATGATCCTCACCCGTCTCGGCTACCGCAGCCGGAAAACGGTCCTGTCCACTGCTCAACGCGACAAGCTGGAGCAAACCATCGGCGACAGTTTTGCGTTGTGTGAGGCGCAAGGGTGCTGGCGGCGTGTGGCGATTACGGCAAAGAATGAAGATGAGGTGGTGCTGGCCGGAGGCCGGGTTCTGAAAAGCCGCTCACTGGCCACATTGCTCAGCCACAGCGATGCCGTGGTGCTGATGGCGACCACCGTCGGTCCGGATATTGTCGAGGCGGCCGCGGACGCGGTGGCCCGCGGCGACGGTGCCACGGCGGTGATCCTCGATGCGGTGGGTGGACAGAGCGCCGACGCGGCCATGAACTGGCTCAACGAATTTGTCCGCGGTCGGTTAAGCCGTCACGCCGAGCGCCTCACGGCCCAGCGGTTTTCGCCGGGATACGGCGATTTCAGCCTCGACAATCAGACCCTGTTTTTCGATCTGCTCGAACTGGAGCGTCTCGGTTTGAGCCTGACGTCGCGCGCCATGCTGGTCCCGGAAAAATCGGTTACCGCCGTGGCGGGCATTGAAGCGGCATTGCCCACGGAAACCACGCCATGA
- a CDS encoding homocysteine S-methyltransferase family protein → MNRLEFTRLVRQRPLMIAAAASAGDGKPCPATGLLQEFAPVAAALRGYKEAGCALVCCPSAAANRFRLEDEGQGDETVAINRELMRRCREAVGDLPVFATCAPTGRRIEPFGPLDFDDAVAGYAEQARALVEGGAEGFFLAGMSEIQEARAALIALRERGDDLAVIVEIVIDGAGRMAGGTDPLSALVTLQSLGADAVGFHCADNAVNLVALIARVKPSATVPLYARPATPDDVEHYATTGAACVEAGANLIGVAPSAASGQVAALARRLCELAPPTVAKTAISALSSSRGTAFLGPRHPFAVVGERINPTGKKALQQSLRDGSLDLVRQFAAEQEQRHATVLDVNMGLSGIDEMAMMLNAVAVLSQLTPLPLCIDTTRPEVVEAALRRYPGRALVNSVSGERERIEQTLPAAARYGAMFIVLPLTDAGIPPTVKERIAVIDTVMTAAAGHGCTVDDIAVDGLVMTISSNPEAARQTLDLISWCSETLRANTIVGLSNVSFGMPERPWINGAFLGMAMGRGLTMAIANPASDSIMATVQACNALWGHDPGMLLRRGAFSGGPS, encoded by the coding sequence ATGAATCGCCTTGAGTTCACGCGCCTTGTCAGGCAACGACCGTTAATGATCGCCGCCGCAGCGTCCGCCGGTGACGGCAAACCGTGCCCCGCAACCGGTCTGTTGCAAGAGTTTGCGCCGGTTGCCGCCGCGCTACGTGGCTACAAAGAGGCCGGTTGTGCTCTGGTGTGTTGCCCGTCAGCAGCCGCCAACCGTTTTCGCCTGGAGGACGAAGGTCAAGGCGACGAAACCGTCGCCATCAACCGGGAACTGATGCGCCGCTGCCGCGAGGCTGTGGGCGACCTGCCGGTTTTCGCCACCTGCGCGCCAACCGGCCGACGCATCGAGCCGTTTGGCCCGCTTGATTTTGATGATGCCGTGGCCGGTTACGCGGAACAGGCGCGGGCGTTGGTCGAAGGTGGGGCGGAAGGGTTTTTCCTCGCCGGGATGAGCGAGATTCAGGAAGCGCGAGCCGCACTGATCGCGTTGCGCGAACGCGGCGATGACCTGGCGGTGATTGTTGAGATCGTCATCGACGGCGCCGGGCGCATGGCCGGCGGCACCGACCCGCTTAGTGCCCTGGTGACCCTGCAGTCATTAGGGGCCGACGCGGTCGGTTTTCATTGCGCCGACAACGCCGTTAACCTGGTAGCGCTCATCGCCCGCGTCAAGCCCTCGGCCACGGTGCCGCTCTATGCGCGCCCCGCAACGCCGGATGACGTGGAACACTACGCGACCACGGGGGCGGCCTGTGTTGAGGCCGGTGCCAACCTGATCGGCGTTGCTCCGTCCGCCGCATCCGGGCAGGTGGCGGCGCTGGCCCGGCGGTTGTGCGAGCTTGCGCCGCCGACCGTGGCGAAAACCGCGATCAGCGCCCTGTCTTCCAGCCGCGGCACGGCCTTTCTCGGCCCGCGGCATCCGTTTGCCGTGGTCGGCGAACGGATCAATCCCACCGGCAAAAAAGCGTTGCAGCAAAGTTTGCGCGACGGCAGCCTTGATCTGGTGCGGCAGTTTGCCGCTGAGCAGGAGCAGCGCCACGCCACGGTGCTCGACGTCAATATGGGGCTGTCCGGCATCGACGAAATGGCGATGATGCTCAACGCGGTCGCGGTGCTCTCGCAGCTGACGCCGCTGCCGCTGTGCATCGACACCACCCGGCCCGAAGTGGTCGAGGCGGCGCTGCGGCGTTATCCGGGGCGGGCGCTGGTCAATTCCGTGTCCGGCGAGCGCGAGCGGATCGAGCAAACCCTGCCGGCCGCGGCCAGGTATGGCGCCATGTTCATTGTGTTGCCGCTGACCGACGCCGGTATTCCGCCGACGGTAAAAGAGCGGATCGCCGTGATCGATACGGTGATGACGGCGGCCGCGGGCCATGGCTGCACGGTGGACGATATCGCGGTGGACGGCCTGGTCATGACCATCAGTTCCAATCCCGAGGCGGCCCGCCAGACCCTGGATCTTATCTCGTGGTGCTCGGAAACGCTGCGGGCCAATACCATTGTCGGCCTGTCCAACGTCTCCTTCGGCATGCCCGAGCGACCGTGGATCAACGGCGCCTTCCTCGGCATGGCCATGGGGCGCGGCCTGACCATGGCCATCGCCAACCCGGCGTCGGACAGCATCATGGCCACGGTGCAGGCCTGTAACGCCCTGTGGGGCCATGACCCCGGCATGCTGCTGCGCCGCGGCGCCTTCAGCGGAGGGCCGTCATGA
- a CDS encoding homocysteine S-methyltransferase family protein, with the protein MTKQEFRQRLRDTVLVLDGATGTELALRGMPAGVSPEAWVLDHPEVMREIQQAYVAAGSDAVYSCTFGGNRFKLEEFGLEARTTEINTALARISRQAVGERALVFGDLAPTGLFVEPFGDLPFDDAVAAYAEQARALVAGGVDGFVIETMMDLQEARAALIAVRESCDLPVMVSMTFGTDGRTLNGSDPLSALITLQSLGADAVGCNCSTGPQDMAKVIATMKPYADVPLLAKPNAGMPRLVNGVTTFDMAAKEFGGHMPRLVEAGAAILGGCCGTNPAYIQALKHSTADLKPSAIVPQRQAAVSSYRETVCLGNELPMTLFGGKINPSGNPTLTRRLRNGDMAWVRKMAQDQARRGAAIIDINVHAAGVDEAATLRAAVLAATKGCGRPVAVDTVDVDAAAQALRVFPGRGIVNSVCAKPGAMEAMCAVAARYGAVIVCMPVDDSGGGGTGGGTAEAIARIEKIIACAGRYGIAPHDCLVDCLVFTAAAGPAAHRRSLELIDWCARSGLSSLAGISNLSYALRTRHWFDTTFLSMAAGRGLTAAFIDTACDATLNSVYALDALAGRDARMARYIARFSTQDGAGATAKKASRTAAERVFDAVVGGDEEGVAQAIHQALDGGASPRALVDDRLIPAINLVGDKFDRKEYFLPQLITCADTMRKGFSLLQPFLDAASETPGRKGAKVVLATVQGDIHDIGKNIVALMLNNYNFDVIDLGKDVAAEDIIRAAKHHGADIIALSALMTTTMVEMKKVIDLARREGLARVRFMIGGAVVDQHYADEIGASGYAGDAIGAVRLAQQFSEEVEPVDSPGKDDPHAPDT; encoded by the coding sequence ATGACAAAACAGGAATTCAGACAACGGCTGCGCGACACGGTACTGGTGCTGGACGGCGCCACCGGCACGGAGCTGGCGCTGCGCGGCATGCCCGCCGGAGTGTCGCCTGAAGCCTGGGTGCTCGACCATCCCGAGGTGATGCGGGAGATTCAGCAGGCCTATGTGGCCGCCGGCAGCGATGCGGTGTATTCCTGCACCTTTGGCGGCAACCGCTTCAAACTGGAGGAGTTCGGCCTGGAGGCACGGACGACGGAGATCAACACCGCCCTGGCGCGCATTTCGCGGCAGGCCGTGGGCGAGCGGGCGCTGGTATTCGGCGATCTGGCGCCGACCGGCCTGTTTGTTGAGCCGTTCGGCGATCTGCCCTTTGACGACGCCGTCGCCGCCTATGCCGAGCAGGCACGGGCGCTGGTGGCCGGTGGCGTGGACGGTTTTGTCATCGAAACCATGATGGATCTGCAGGAGGCGCGCGCCGCGCTGATCGCCGTGCGGGAAAGCTGTGATCTGCCGGTGATGGTCAGCATGACCTTCGGCACCGACGGCCGCACCCTCAACGGCAGCGATCCGCTGTCGGCGCTGATCACCCTGCAATCCCTCGGCGCCGATGCCGTCGGCTGCAACTGTTCCACCGGGCCGCAGGACATGGCCAAGGTGATTGCCACCATGAAACCCTATGCCGACGTTCCGCTGCTGGCCAAGCCCAACGCCGGGATGCCGCGCCTGGTCAACGGTGTCACCACCTTCGACATGGCGGCAAAGGAATTCGGCGGCCATATGCCGCGCCTTGTCGAAGCGGGGGCGGCGATTCTCGGCGGCTGTTGCGGCACCAACCCCGCCTACATCCAAGCTCTCAAGCACAGCACCGCGGACCTGAAGCCGTCGGCGATCGTTCCGCAGCGCCAGGCCGCGGTCTCCTCCTACCGGGAAACGGTGTGCCTCGGCAACGAGCTGCCCATGACCCTGTTCGGCGGCAAAATCAATCCCTCCGGCAACCCGACCCTGACGCGGCGGTTGCGCAACGGCGACATGGCGTGGGTGCGCAAAATGGCTCAGGATCAGGCGCGCCGGGGCGCGGCGATTATCGACATCAACGTCCATGCGGCGGGTGTCGATGAAGCCGCGACCCTGCGGGCGGCGGTGCTGGCGGCAACCAAAGGCTGCGGCAGGCCGGTGGCCGTGGATACCGTTGATGTTGACGCGGCGGCGCAGGCTTTGCGGGTGTTTCCGGGGCGGGGCATCGTCAACAGCGTCTGCGCCAAACCGGGCGCCATGGAAGCCATGTGCGCGGTTGCCGCGCGCTACGGCGCCGTGATCGTCTGCATGCCGGTGGATGACTCCGGCGGGGGCGGCACCGGCGGCGGAACGGCTGAGGCCATTGCCCGCATCGAAAAAATCATCGCCTGCGCCGGACGCTACGGCATCGCGCCGCATGATTGCCTGGTGGACTGCCTGGTGTTTACCGCGGCGGCCGGCCCGGCGGCCCACCGGCGCAGTCTGGAGCTGATCGACTGGTGCGCCCGGTCCGGGCTGTCCTCTTTGGCGGGCATTTCCAACCTCAGCTACGCTCTGCGGACGCGCCACTGGTTCGACACCACGTTTCTCAGCATGGCGGCCGGTCGCGGCCTGACCGCGGCGTTTATCGATACGGCCTGCGACGCGACGCTCAACAGCGTCTACGCCCTCGATGCGTTGGCCGGACGCGATGCGCGCATGGCGCGCTATATCGCCCGGTTCAGCACGCAGGACGGCGCGGGCGCAACGGCGAAAAAAGCCTCGCGTACGGCGGCGGAACGGGTGTTTGACGCCGTGGTCGGCGGCGATGAAGAAGGCGTGGCGCAGGCCATCCATCAGGCTCTCGACGGCGGCGCGTCACCGCGCGCGCTGGTGGACGACCGGCTGATTCCGGCCATCAATCTGGTGGGAGATAAATTCGACCGCAAGGAATATTTTCTGCCGCAGCTGATCACCTGCGCCGACACCATGCGCAAAGGCTTCAGCCTGTTGCAGCCGTTTCTCGACGCCGCCAGTGAAACGCCGGGGCGTAAAGGCGCCAAGGTGGTGCTGGCCACGGTGCAGGGCGATATCCACGATATCGGTAAGAACATCGTCGCCCTGATGCTCAACAATTACAATTTCGACGTGATTGACCTGGGCAAAGATGTGGCGGCCGAAGACATCATCCGCGCCGCGAAGCACCATGGCGCCGATATCATCGCCCTGTCCGCGCTGATGACCACGACCATGGTGGAGATGAAAAAAGTCATTGACCTGGCCCGCCGTGAGGGGCTGGCGCGGGTGCGCTTCATGATCGGCGGCGCCGTCGTCGACCAGCATTATGCCGATGAAATCGGTGCCAGCGGTTATGCCGGTGATGCCATCGGCGCCGTGCGCCTGGCCCAGCAGTTCAGTGAAGAGGTCGAGCCCGTTGACTCTCCGGGAAAGGATGATCCGCATGCACCGGACACTTAA